A single Pristis pectinata isolate sPriPec2 chromosome 6, sPriPec2.1.pri, whole genome shotgun sequence DNA region contains:
- the omd gene encoding osteomodulin isoform X2 — protein MAFITRLPILILLFGVNILCQDADDDPSAQQHQRRIRTPIDLELYRSFPRECARECQCIPSFPLAMYCDNRKLKNIPNIPAHVRYLFLQFNEIESVPENAFINATLLREINFSRNKLRSSKIAKGVFGELKHLITLNLAHNKLEELPSPLPNTLERLSLGFNQITKLPADTIRSLINVTILDLGNNRLPDGAVKGNHLGKMKSLLQLNLRSNRLKSMPGDLPASLLQLSVENNSISSIPANYFRKTPNLISLRMAHNKLKQVPYGVFNLSKLMELNLGHNQLTKTFYVSRNLEHLYLNNNDFTTLNVTLMCPATDITNPNHLTYIRLEKNKLRGPLNTYIYACFPRLRNFVFGEQDTAPVVETQAAAGLVGIPMLLPNQESDR, from the exons ATGGCCTTCATCACAAGGCTGCCAATTTTAATACTTCTGTTCGGTGTAAATATTCTTTGTCAAGATGCCGATGATGATCCGTCTGCTCAACAACATCAACGTCGTATTCGTACACCCATAGATCTTGAGCTATATAGATCATTTCCCAGAGAGTGTGCTCGTGAATGTCAGTGCATACCGTCATTTCCTTTGGCTATGTACTGTGATAATCGAAAACTCAAAAATATTCCCAATATTCCAGCACATGTGAGATACCTGTTCCTTCAGTTCAATGAAATAGAAAGTGTGCCAGAAAATGCTTTTATTAACGCAACATTGCTTCGAGAAATTAATTTTAGTCGCAATAAATTGAGGTCTTCCAAGATAGCCAAAGGTGTATTTGGTGAACTCAAACATCTGATTACTCTTAATCTGGCACACAACAAACTTGAAGAACTCCCATCTCCACTACCTAACACTCTGGAAAGACTGTCCTTGGGTTTCAATCAAATTACTAAACTACCTGCAGATACCATACGTTCATTGATTAACGTTACAATTTTGGATCTTGGCAATAACCGACTCCCTGATGGTGCAGTTAAGGGAAATCATCTTGGAAAAATGAAGAGTCTCTTACAGTTAAACCTGCGCAGTAACAGACTCAAATCCATGCCTGGAGACCTTCCAGCTTCTCTACTACAACTTTCAGTTGAAAACAACTCTATATCATCCATCCCAGCAAATTACTTCAGAAAAACTCCAAATCTCATCTCATTAAGAATGGCACACAATAAACTCAAACAAGTTCCATATGGTGTGTTCAACCTGTcaaaattaatggaactgaatctAGGTCACAACCAACTGACTAAAACCTTCTACGTTTCAAGGAATCTAGAACACCTGTATCTCAACAATAATGACTTTACAA CACTTAATGTTACTTTGATGTGTCCTGCAACCGATATAACGAACCCAAACCATCTGACCTATATTCGGCTTGAGAAAAATAAGCTGAGAGGCCCTTTAAATACATATATCTATGCCTGCTTTCCTCGTCTTCGAAACTTTGTTTTTGGTGAACAGGACACTGCACCAGTTGTTGAAACCCAAGCAGCGGCTGGATTGGTTGGAATACCAATGTTGCTACCAAATCAAGAATCGGATCGTTGA
- the omd gene encoding osteomodulin isoform X1: MIYGLRFPTFKMQPKNFIRDKTVIIRMAFITRLPILILLFGVNILCQDADDDPSAQQHQRRIRTPIDLELYRSFPRECARECQCIPSFPLAMYCDNRKLKNIPNIPAHVRYLFLQFNEIESVPENAFINATLLREINFSRNKLRSSKIAKGVFGELKHLITLNLAHNKLEELPSPLPNTLERLSLGFNQITKLPADTIRSLINVTILDLGNNRLPDGAVKGNHLGKMKSLLQLNLRSNRLKSMPGDLPASLLQLSVENNSISSIPANYFRKTPNLISLRMAHNKLKQVPYGVFNLSKLMELNLGHNQLTKTFYVSRNLEHLYLNNNDFTTLNVTLMCPATDITNPNHLTYIRLEKNKLRGPLNTYIYACFPRLRNFVFGEQDTAPVVETQAAAGLVGIPMLLPNQESDR; this comes from the exons ATGATTTATGGATTAAGGTTTCCAACATTCAAAATGCAACCAAAGAATTTTATCAG AGACAAAACTGTCATCATAAGAATGGCCTTCATCACAAGGCTGCCAATTTTAATACTTCTGTTCGGTGTAAATATTCTTTGTCAAGATGCCGATGATGATCCGTCTGCTCAACAACATCAACGTCGTATTCGTACACCCATAGATCTTGAGCTATATAGATCATTTCCCAGAGAGTGTGCTCGTGAATGTCAGTGCATACCGTCATTTCCTTTGGCTATGTACTGTGATAATCGAAAACTCAAAAATATTCCCAATATTCCAGCACATGTGAGATACCTGTTCCTTCAGTTCAATGAAATAGAAAGTGTGCCAGAAAATGCTTTTATTAACGCAACATTGCTTCGAGAAATTAATTTTAGTCGCAATAAATTGAGGTCTTCCAAGATAGCCAAAGGTGTATTTGGTGAACTCAAACATCTGATTACTCTTAATCTGGCACACAACAAACTTGAAGAACTCCCATCTCCACTACCTAACACTCTGGAAAGACTGTCCTTGGGTTTCAATCAAATTACTAAACTACCTGCAGATACCATACGTTCATTGATTAACGTTACAATTTTGGATCTTGGCAATAACCGACTCCCTGATGGTGCAGTTAAGGGAAATCATCTTGGAAAAATGAAGAGTCTCTTACAGTTAAACCTGCGCAGTAACAGACTCAAATCCATGCCTGGAGACCTTCCAGCTTCTCTACTACAACTTTCAGTTGAAAACAACTCTATATCATCCATCCCAGCAAATTACTTCAGAAAAACTCCAAATCTCATCTCATTAAGAATGGCACACAATAAACTCAAACAAGTTCCATATGGTGTGTTCAACCTGTcaaaattaatggaactgaatctAGGTCACAACCAACTGACTAAAACCTTCTACGTTTCAAGGAATCTAGAACACCTGTATCTCAACAATAATGACTTTACAA CACTTAATGTTACTTTGATGTGTCCTGCAACCGATATAACGAACCCAAACCATCTGACCTATATTCGGCTTGAGAAAAATAAGCTGAGAGGCCCTTTAAATACATATATCTATGCCTGCTTTCCTCGTCTTCGAAACTTTGTTTTTGGTGAACAGGACACTGCACCAGTTGTTGAAACCCAAGCAGCGGCTGGATTGGTTGGAATACCAATGTTGCTACCAAATCAAGAATCGGATCGTTGA